One Labrus mixtus chromosome 12, fLabMix1.1, whole genome shotgun sequence DNA segment encodes these proteins:
- the LOC132984465 gene encoding gastrula zinc finger protein XlCGF57.1-like gives MNSRCKPPIKTKEEEKEKSVCKMSGFQEPTGQTTTCGYEEELHRQRKVLDVILTPEIKLQRADVQQLLVSKEELPPEQQEWSHILDQEDTKPQHIKEEHEELWISQEEEQLQGLEEADTTKFPFTLVIVKSEDDEEKPQSSQLHQRQTEQTGVDGEDCGGAEPERYSDPERHLQPEVKVKIEDCSEDETEDREDDRKETRGHLTGTNSFENTEDEGPLSDKKSHSCSECGKTFKKKPDLTRHIRIHTGEKPFSCSVCNEKFNQQGHLSKHMRIHTGEKPFSCSDCGKSFNQKWDLSRHMLVHTGEKPHSCSECSKSFNQKCDLTKHMRGHTGEKPFSCDFCSLRFRQRGNLNTHMLVHTGQKPSSYSASDQRFSLHSQLKKPKTGAGADGEDCGGAEPERDSDPERRLQPETEVKTEDSSEPENEDREDDCKETRGHQSGLTSHSCSDCGKIFKRKLDLTRHTRIHTGEKPFCCSICSKRFSLKGNLTKHMLVHTEEKPFSCPNCSKRFNHKSSLTLHMCGEVNVF, from the exons ATGAATTCTCGTTGCAAACCGCCGAtaaaaaccaaagaagaagaaaaagaaaagtctgtgtgtAAGATGTCCGGGTTTCAAGAACCGAcaggacaaacaacaacatgtggaTACGAAGAGGAGCTCCACCGACAAAGAAAAGTGCTGGATGTGATTTTAACACCTGAAATCAAGCTGCAGAGAGCAG atgtccagcagctgttggtgagtaaagaagagcttccacctgagcagcaggagtggagccacattctggaccaggaggacactaagccccaacacattaaagaagaacatgaggaactgtggatcagtcaggaggaagaacagcttcaaggactggaggaggctgataccaCCAAGTTCCCCTTCACCTTGGTCATAGtaaagagtgaagatgatgaagagaaacctcagtcctcacagcttcatcagagacaaactgaacagacaggagttgatggagaggactgtggaggagcagaaccagagaggtactcagatccagagagacatttacaaccAGAGGTTAAGGTCAAGATAGAAGACTGTTCTGAAGATGAGACTGAAGACAGAGAAGATGATCGGAAGGAGACCAGAGGACATCTGACAGGTACAAACTCttttgaaaacactgaagatgaGGGACCACTGAGTGATAAGAAATCACACAGCTGTTCTGAGTGTGGCAAAACATTCAAGAAGAAACCAGATCTAACCAGACACATTAgaattcacacaggagagaaacccttcagctgctctgtttgcaatGAAAAATTTAACCAACAAGGGCATCTGTCCAAACACATGAGAATTCACAcgggagagaaacccttcagctgctctgattgtGGTAAAAGTTTTAACCAAAAATGGGATCTGTCCAGACACATGTtggttcacacaggagagaaaccacacagctgctctgagtgcagtaaaagctttaacCAAAAATGTGATTTGACAAAACACATGAGAggtcacacaggagagaaacctttCAGCTGCGATTTCTGCAGTTTAAGATTTAGGCAAAGAGGgaatctgaacacacacatgttggtCCACACTGGACAGAAACCGTCCAGCTACTCCGCCAGCGACCAACGATTCTCTTTGCACTCTCAGttaaaaaagcccaaaacaggagcaggagctgatggagaggactgtggaggagcagaaccagagagggactcagatccagagagacgtttacaaccagagactgaggtcAAGACTGAAGACAGCTCTGAACCTGAGAATGAAGACAGGGAAGATGATTGTAAGGAGACAAGAGGACATCAGTCAGGGTTAACTTCACATAGCTGCTCTGACTGtggtaaaatatttaaaagaaaattggACCTGACCAGACATACAAgaattcacacaggagagaaacccttctgCTGCTCCATTTGCAGTAAAAGGTTTAGCTTAAAAGGAAATCTGACCAAACACATGTTGGTTCACACAgaagagaaacccttcagctgcccAAACTGTAGTAAAAGATTTAATCATAAGTCCTCTCTGACACTTCACATGTGCGGTGAGGTTAACGTCTTTTGA